From a single Nicotiana tomentosiformis chromosome 2, ASM39032v3, whole genome shotgun sequence genomic region:
- the LOC138905643 gene encoding uncharacterized protein — protein sequence MASYAKFMIDLVTKKRWMNFETIKVTQQVSAIVHSMAPNLVNSDAFTIPCTIRSADFAKALCDFGASINLIPYSMFKTLGIGKPRPTYMRLQMADGTMKRPLGVIEDVLVRVVKFILPADFVIHYCKVDYEVTIILGRNFLDTGKALYDVDAGELIFRVDLVTDVIVDDTSSTINVSDMLEIILLNFDDDEMDGFMECVDYTLAVLQRRKKAIGWTLADIRCISAAFCMHKIKLEDGAKLPIEHQRRLNESMQEVVKMEIIKWLDTEVVYPISANSWTFRFNVSQRRGTRCYSGFNQILIVPEDQEKTTFICPYGTFSFKRMPFGLCNVPTTFQRCMMAIFMDIVEDYLEVFMDYFSVVGDSFDDFLANLDKGVRSFLGHAEFYQKFIKDFSKVVNPLCKLLEKDAKFHFNDDCMRDYEQFKLKLTTTHIIISPNWSLPFALMCDASNVAVGAILGQRINKNFHPVYYASKTMNSFQVNYIVMEKELLAIVFAIANFRPHLMGARANVHTDHAALRYLMRKKESKARLMRYVLLLQEFDIDIQDKKENGVTRRCVPYEEESDILWSCHSSPYGGSSWWIKNDGKVLICGFYWPTLYKNANNLVEVVSLSNNEARSVVAFLKRNILTRFGTPRAIISDEGSYFCNEAFDTLLGKYGVTHKVITHYHPQASGQVKVFNREIKSILSKTVNANRSNWSKKIDDALWAYRMTYKTPIRMSLYWLVFVKACHLPLELEHKAMWDLEKLNLDWDVAAKLRVTHLNKLDEFQYNAYESSSLYKEKMKYLHDK from the exons ATGGCCAGTTATGCCAAGTTTATGATAGATCTTGTGACCAAGAAGAGGTGGATGAACTTTGAAACGATCAAGGTGACTCAACAAGTTAGTGCTATTGTTCATTCTATGGCTCCTAATTTGGTGAATTCCGACgcttttacaattccttgtacTATTAGAAGTGCCGATTTTGCTAAAGCTTTATGTGACtttggggcgagtatcaatttgattccctattcgatgttcaaaaccttggggattgggaaaccaagacccacatatatgaggttacaaatggccgATGGCACAATGAAAAGACCGTTaggtgtgattgaagatgtattagtTCGAGTTGTTAAATTTATTCTCCCGGCGGACTTTGTTATTCATTATTGTAAAGTTGATTATGAAGTGACTATCATTCTTGGAAGGAATTTCCTTGATACGGGTAAGGCCCTTTATGATGTTGACGCCGGAGAACTCATTTTCCGTGTTG ATTTGGTGACCGATGTCATTGTTGATGATACTAGTTCTACAATTAATGTTAGTGACATGTTGGAAATCattttgctcaactttgatgatgatgagatggatggattcatggaatgt gtagattatACATTGGCGGTCTTACAAAgaaggaagaaggctattggatggacTTTGGCGGACATTCGGTGTATAAGcgccgcattttgcatgcataagatcaagttggaggatggtgctaaactgcctattgaacatcaaagaagacttaATGAGTCtatgcaagaggtggtcaaaatggagattatcaaatggttggataCCGAGGTTGTCTATCCCATTTCTGCTAATTCATGGACtttccggttcaatgtgtcccaaagaagggggacACGATG TTACTCGGGAttcaaccaaattcttattgtaccggaagaccaagagaaaaccacatttATATGTCCATATGGTACCTTTTCTTTCAAACGAATGCCTTTTGGATTGTGCAATGTGCCAACGacttttcagcggtgtatgatggctatcttcatggATATAGTGGAAGACtaccttgaggtcttcatggattaCTTTTCGGTGGTTGGGGATTCATTTGATGATTTTCTTGCTAATTTGGACAAG GgtgtgagaagtttcttgggccatgcagaaTTCTACCAGAAATTTATCAAAGacttttctaaagtggtgaaccctttgtgcAAACTCCtcgagaaggatgccaagttccatttcaatgatgattgtatgagagattatgaacaatttaagctcaagttgacaactactcatATAATTATATCTCCAAATTGGAGTTTGCCGTTTgcgctcatgtgtgatgcaagtaatgtagcggttggggctattttggggcaacgtatcaacaaaaattttcacccggtctactatgctagtaagaccatgaatagtttcCAAGTCAACTATATTGTTATGGAGAAGGAGCTACTTGCCATAGTGTTTGCTATTGCGAATTTCCGCCCACACTTGATGGGTGCCCGGGCTAATGtgcacacggatcatgcggcacttcgctatcttatgagaaaAAAGGAATCTAAAGCTCGTTTGATGAGATacgtgcttttgttgcaagaatttgatattgacatccaagacaaGAAAGAAA ATGGGGTGACTAGAAGATGTGTGCCGTATGAGGAGGAAAGTGATATTCTTTGGTCTTGTCATTCTTCACCTTATGGCGGGTCATCATGGTGGATCAAGAATGACGGTAAAGTCCTAatttgtggtttctattggcctactctttacaaaaatgcaaacaatttg GTTGAAGTCGTTTCTTTATCCAATAATGAGGCtagaagtgtggtggctttcttgaagaggAATATTCTCACTAGGTTTGGGACTCCGCGAGCAATTATAAGTGATGAAGGGTCGTACTTTTGCAAtgaggcttttgacactttgctcggtaagtatggtgtcactcataaagtgaTAACCCActatcatccacaagcaagtGGTCAAGTGAAAGTTTTCAACCgcgagataaagagtattttgtccaagaCGGTGAATGCAAATCGGTCGAATTGGTCTAAGAAGattgatgatgctctatgggcatatagaatgacttacaaaacacctatcagaaTGTCTCTATATTGGTTGGTGTTCgtaaaagcttgtcatcttcccctagaattagagcacaaggcaatgtgggACTTGGAGAAactaaatcttgattgggatgtagccgctaaatTGCGGGTTACACATTTGAATAAATTGGATGAATTCCAATACAATGCTTATgagagttcgtccttgtacaaagaaaagatgaagtaccttcatgacaaataa